The nucleotide window CAAGAACCCGACTTCCTCATCTTCCACCAAGGCAAATGGGGTATTCTGGAAATATCGCATCCCGATACAGAAAAAGACGAAACGCGCGATCGCCAGTTTGCATCCCACGGCATCCACATCATCCACTATTGTGACGCTAACAGATGCGGCGAAGAAGCCGATCGCATTGTACAAGAATTTTTAGACCTATTGAGTCAGGCATAGGGCGAGTGGTTTTCTGATAAGGGCGATTAGGGGCCCAGAAACCGGGTTTTTTACCTAATCTGTCGGTGACAACGAAGTATTTTTGTCAAAAACCCGGTTTCTTTGTCGGAGTGCGTCAGTCCATAAGGGCGATCGGACAAACACCGCTCAGCTATATTTCCCTGAAGACTCAGCAGCATTAGCCAACCTCTCCACACCCGCTCGGACAATTACCGCCAAATCTGCGATCGGCATACATTGAATTTTCTTCGGCATACATTGAATTTTCTTAAGCAACTCAATTGTTCCGCGCGCTGTGAATGATAATTTCAGTAAGTTTTTCTCTATTTTGGATGTTGTTCACGACTTAAAAGCTACTCGGCTTTACCAGTCTACTTGCCAACTGATACATCAACTGTACCTACCTAGGGCTTGCTGAATAAAAGTAGAAAGCCGACCAGATAAGGGGTTTAAGCTTTTGAAGCTCAAAGGGGTGCAAGTTATCCGCTCAGGATCGCTCAAAACCCTTGCACCTTCGTTATTCATTTATTGCTAAATTTGGTAATTTAGCAATAAACCTACGATTTTTCAAGCTGTGTAGCCTCATTTTTCCACTACATACACTTTTTCAGCAAGCCCTACCTAGAAGATTCAGCAGCAGCCGCGAGTCTATCCATCACCGCTCGACCAACCACCGCTAACTCACTAATCGGCATACACTGAATTTTTTTCAGCAGCTCGTTGGTATTAACAGGTTCCGGCATTGGCTTGCCTTCTAGATGGGCCATCAACTCTTCCATAGTAAAGCCTGCTCTTGCGGCAATCTGAGTCAAATTTTTCGTATCCGGGAGTACCTGTCCCTTCTCCCAATACTGAACAGCAGACCCAGAGACTCCCAATAGCCTACCAAAAGCACTAAAACTCATGGAGCCACGGGCTAGCTTCACAACCTCAACCAGTTTTTTCCTAGCTTCTGCGTCCACAGTATTAGTCACCAGATAAACACAACTCCTAGTTTACTGCCCAATTGACTTGGACTCCAGCCCTAATTCCCAGAAACCTCAGCAGCAGCCGCCAACCGCTCCACACCGGCTCGAACAATCACCGCTAGCTCACTAATCGGCATACATTGAATTTTCTTAAGCAACTCGTTGGTATTGACAGGTTCCTGCACCGACCTACCTTCAAGATGAGCCATGAGCTCTTCCATCGTAAAGCCTGCTCTTGTCGCAATCTGAGTCAAATTTTTCGTATCTGGAAGTACCTGCCCTTTTTCCCAATACAAAACAGAAGCAGCCGAAACTCCCAACAATCTGCCAAAGGCGCTTAAACTCATCGAGCCACGCGCTAACTTAACAACCTCGCTCAGTTTTTTCTTAGCTTCTGCGTCCACGGTATCAGCCACCAGATCACCATAATTCCTAGTTTACTTGTCTGCAAACAAATTTGTCTTTCTTGCTTGACAGCAGGACTTTTACCAGATACTATTTTAAATAGATTTAAAGATTTTATTTTACTCAAAATAACTTCAGGGGAAGCAAAAATGACCAAAAGACGCAGCCAAAACACCCACAACTCACGTCGCAACCGTCAAAGCCTCACAGCCTCCGGTTGGCTCAAACCCCAGTGCTGGCAAATTTCCAAAACGGAAGCCGCCGAAGCCCTGAGAATGCCCGTCAACCGCATAGTCAAAGTGTATCCCAAACAACATCAGGTAATAGTCGTTTATCTGAACAAGAAAGGGCAAAAATGCAGTTCCTTTTTCAGCTACCGACTATTTGCCAGATGGGAAAAAGAGACGATCGCAGCGATCGCCAGTTGTAGAAACCAGCAAGCCCTCGCGCCTCTAGAAGTCATTGTACAATACGACCTAGAACATTTCAAGTATCCCGTCCAGAGCGCCGACGCAATTTGGGAAGCCCTACTCAACCACATCCGTCAAGTCATCAGAGAACAAAGGCTCAGCCTAGCTTGCGCCTAGTCCCCCATTAACCCCCACCTATGTCGATCATGGTTAATGCTTGGGAAAATCGATTCCTGACATAGATATTCCTTGCATCTTCTGTACATATCGTCCTTGAGCCGCTACACACTCTGCCATTTTTTTAGCCTGTATGGGTTGACTCCTGGGATCTGGTGAGGTGCCTCTATACTCCCATACACCACCACGACCACTATTTATTACTTTTCCATTTTTTTCTAAGATTAACTCTTCTCCGGTAGCATCAATATAGAATTTCCCCTTTTGAAAAGACACGCTGCTAATTGTGATATCTTCCACTCCCTTGTAAGGATTTGCAGGGCCATTGACAATCTTAATACAGATTCTATTGTTTTTATGTGCAATTTCTCTCCGGGAATTATTGAACATGGTTCCTTGAGAGTAGTAAGTTCCTGTGGGTAGAATTGTAGAATCTTGTTGATTACTTTGAGCAGATGACAAGGATGAAATTGATAAAAGAATAGAACTAGCAATTAGTATTTCGAGTACCCTAAATTTCATTTTCTATTAAACTCCATTAAAATTATTTTTTTCCGATTCAACATGATCACAGATTATCTAAAAAATCCTCTCTGGTTATATCCGCTTGCCGAATAATAGCCCTGAGTGTCCCACGCTTTAATGATTGACCCTCATGTATTGGTACGGGGACAGAAATTGTTCGTGTTATCGTTTTTTTCAGGATAACATGGCTGCCTCTTTGCCTATCTTCGGTGAATCCCAAACGCTCTAAAGACCGCACCGCACCTCTGCCTGAAATATTTCTCAATCTAGACCTAGCTCCAGCAGAAGAGGAACTATCTATAACTATCTCTTGATTATCTGATATCAAAGAATTGTTATCATCCATTATATTTTGCAAATAACGGATTTGCTCTTTAGCTGACTTTAGTTTTCGGTCTAAGTCAGCATTTTCCTCTTCTAGCTTGTGATTTTCTTCTAAAGCTGAATTTAGTTCTCGGTTTAAGTCAGCCTTTTTCTCTTCTAGCTTGTGATTTTCTTCTAAAACATAAACTTCAAAATCCCTTGATCCTGCTTTGATCCGCTCTGATTCTGCCCTAGATCCTTCTAGAGCAGCATTGAGTTCATTAATATTAGGTATTGTTTCTAACTGTTGCTCTAGCTGACGAGATTGCTGTTGTATTAAATCTCGATCGCGCTTCAAATCAGCTATTTTCTGATTGAGCGCTTCACTCCGCTGCTTTGCTTCAGATTCTCGCTGATACGTTTCTTGCAACTCTTGCCGTAGTAATTGCAAGTCTTCTAAAGTTTGAGCAGTTTCTTGCTGTTGCTCTTCTTTAAAAGCCAGTTCGCTTTCATAAGATGCAATTTGATTTTCCAGTTCTCTCTTATTTTGCTCCTGTCCTTGCCGATAAGATTCCAGTTCAGCAAGACCTCTCTCTCGCTGGTCAATTAATTCGATAGTTTGCTGGTTTTTCTCTTCTAATTGCAGCTTGATCTGTTGAATTTCCCGCTGTAATTGTTTCTGTTGCTGCTGTGCAAGGCGCTGCTCATATTCTGCTTCCCGCTGTAATTGTTCCCGTTGTTGCTGTGCAAAGCGCTGCTCATTCCGTTTGGTATATAAAACCAGCTCAAGAATTATCCACGCGGTCAAACTACTAACAAAAAATAAAGCGAATGTGGATGTGTAAAGAGTCCGGGAACCTGTTACTTTAAATGGCTCTTTAATCCAATTAGTATAATCTTCAATAAATGTCGGCGGTACTCCCCGGACATAGTACACACGACCGATTATTTCTCCTGAGTTAACTTTACCAGTAGGGATGGGTTTACT belongs to Microcoleus sp. bin38.metabat.b11b12b14.051 and includes:
- a CDS encoding helix-turn-helix transcriptional regulator — encoded protein: MTNTVDAEARKKLVEVVKLARGSMSFSAFGRLLGVSGSAVQYWEKGQVLPDTKNLTQIAARAGFTMEELMAHLEGKPMPEPVNTNELLKKIQCMPISELAVVGRAVMDRLAAAAESSR
- a CDS encoding transcriptional regulator; the protein is MADTVDAEAKKKLSEVVKLARGSMSLSAFGRLLGVSAASVLYWEKGQVLPDTKNLTQIATRAGFTMEELMAHLEGRSVQEPVNTNELLKKIQCMPISELAVIVRAGVERLAAAAEVSGN
- a CDS encoding type II toxin-antitoxin system HicA family toxin, with product MKQKLPRINPTTLMKSLGRFTLLATFSFSLGTLKNWGHHNSYWHGTIFRVQTVDFNMLSHTLPGKLSYTLLEGNIGELQRTLDSNYGLFGLIVTDCKMATKDCLSEQILYQSKSSLKWTKEISLATLSNHPYDLLQNPPPLQAERQYVKRDDSKPIPTGKVNSGEIIGRVYYVRGVPPTFIEDYTNWIKEPFKVTGSRTLYTSTFALFFVSSLTAWIILELVLYTKRNEQRFAQQQREQLQREAEYEQRLAQQQQKQLQREIQQIKLQLEEKNQQTIELIDQRERGLAELESYRQGQEQNKRELENQIASYESELAFKEEQQQETAQTLEDLQLLRQELQETYQRESEAKQRSEALNQKIADLKRDRDLIQQQSRQLEQQLETIPNINELNAALEGSRAESERIKAGSRDFEVYVLEENHKLEEKKADLNRELNSALEENHKLEEENADLDRKLKSAKEQIRYLQNIMDDNNSLISDNQEIVIDSSSSAGARSRLRNISGRGAVRSLERLGFTEDRQRGSHVILKKTITRTISVPVPIHEGQSLKRGTLRAIIRQADITREDFLDNL